From a single Hymenobacter sp. YIM 151500-1 genomic region:
- a CDS encoding BatA domain-containing protein, whose protein sequence is MPAFFVQHAFTGWLALLGLAVPVAIYLWNRRPGRVVQVGSLRWLEAAANRRLRSLRPEQLLLLLVRAAVLGLLALAVAGPTQQLPAPPRRGQVLLSPQLSPAALSGVVPLVDSLRQRGYEVRTLAPGLPLLSPEQWAQRRAAAGSTAAPAPTVLTALPPDSSAAAGPVWSLVRQAADSLPGRPLLVVAPTLLSDFRGTRPTLPPTVQWYPVPAPDSVVWPVAAWAVAPGRLALLLGRGSETGIHYQTLTLNRPRVGATVPVPGLPGAVLQAGAAPGHVRITRAGASYTVPVHTRALRLHLSHDAAHTPDARVLRAALRAAGSVLPLAPRLTVSQAPPTASDSLDWLFWLRDDAVPAVWQRRIAQGLQLWQDAPAPGTVAPTSVAVPGSSSIVRIQRLSLPTKVALDEDVRWTTATGQPLLIAQHQGHGRRYRLHTRLHPAWSELADSPDLPALLLPLLLPPRPPQPDPRLLDAAQLPSVPAAPASAPPVPAGPTRDLTPWVVLAAGLLFGAERWLAARSSVVSSPVAVPA, encoded by the coding sequence TTGCCCGCTTTCTTTGTCCAACACGCATTTACCGGCTGGCTGGCCCTGCTGGGGCTGGCCGTGCCGGTGGCTATCTACCTCTGGAACCGGCGGCCGGGGCGGGTGGTGCAGGTGGGCAGCCTGCGGTGGCTGGAAGCGGCTGCCAACCGCCGCCTACGCAGCCTCCGGCCCGAGCAGTTGCTGCTGCTGCTGGTGCGGGCCGCCGTGCTGGGGCTGCTGGCTTTGGCCGTGGCGGGCCCCACGCAGCAGCTGCCAGCTCCGCCCCGCCGCGGGCAGGTGCTGCTGAGCCCGCAGCTGAGCCCCGCCGCTCTGTCCGGCGTGGTGCCGCTGGTGGATTCGCTGCGGCAGCGCGGCTATGAAGTACGGACGCTGGCGCCGGGGTTGCCGCTGCTGAGCCCTGAGCAGTGGGCCCAGCGCCGCGCGGCCGCCGGTTCTACCGCGGCTCCGGCCCCAACCGTCCTGACCGCCCTACCACCTGATTCTTCGGCGGCAGCCGGCCCGGTGTGGAGCCTCGTGCGCCAGGCCGCCGACTCGTTGCCGGGCCGCCCGTTGCTGGTGGTAGCCCCCACTTTGCTCAGCGACTTTCGGGGCACCCGGCCTACGCTGCCGCCCACCGTGCAGTGGTACCCCGTTCCGGCTCCCGACTCCGTGGTGTGGCCGGTGGCAGCCTGGGCAGTAGCGCCCGGCCGGCTGGCCCTGCTCTTGGGCCGGGGCTCCGAAACCGGCATCCACTACCAAACGCTGACACTGAACCGCCCACGCGTGGGGGCTACCGTGCCGGTGCCGGGCCTGCCAGGCGCCGTGCTTCAGGCCGGAGCTGCGCCCGGCCACGTGCGCATCACGCGGGCCGGCGCCAGCTACACGGTGCCCGTGCACACGCGCGCCCTGCGCCTGCACCTCAGCCACGATGCCGCCCACACCCCCGATGCCCGCGTGCTGCGGGCCGCGCTACGAGCCGCTGGCTCGGTGCTGCCCCTGGCCCCGCGCCTTACCGTTTCCCAAGCACCGCCCACCGCTTCCGATTCGCTGGACTGGCTGTTTTGGCTGCGCGACGATGCCGTGCCCGCCGTCTGGCAGCGGCGCATAGCCCAGGGACTCCAGCTGTGGCAAGATGCCCCGGCCCCCGGCACCGTGGCCCCAACATCCGTTGCAGTTCCCGGCAGTAGCAGCATAGTACGAATTCAGCGGCTCAGCCTCCCGACCAAGGTGGCTTTGGATGAAGATGTGCGTTGGACCACGGCCACGGGCCAGCCTCTGCTCATAGCCCAGCACCAAGGCCACGGCCGGCGGTATCGGCTGCACACCCGCCTGCACCCGGCCTGGAGCGAACTGGCCGATAGTCCCGACTTGCCGGCCCTGCTGCTGCCCCTGTTGCTGCCGCCCCGCCCGCCCCAACCCGACCCGCGCCTGCTCGACGCCGCGCAGCTGCCCTCCGTCCCGGCTGCCCCCGCCAGTGCCCCGCCCGTTCCCGCTGGCCCTACCCGCGACCTGACGCCCTGGGTGGTGCTGGCGGCCGGGTTGCTGTTTGGGGCAGAACGGTGGCTGGCGGCCCGCTCGTCCGTTGTTTCATCTCCCGTTGCCGTGCCCGCATGA
- a CDS encoding DUF4175 domain-containing protein has product MSLLLTAPAAVSEAAPLLRTLHRAWLGRRAVALLLPALAALALLLALGTGWPLLRGPVAGATVLWLGVVGWQLRRLLRASPADLTRHLDRLYPALEDSAGLLLPAPVEPNLLVQLQQQRVLSRLRELRATTRPLLPVPLRGPLLLSAALLALAAGAWGLRPAAGGPAGRAEEKPVQLRFSETPALPPAAPRILATRLLVTPPAYTRRAAFSPAEPSFRCPQGSRVRWTVQVSRPTTAAPVLELGGRRVLLRATGQGPSREFAAEATLTASALYRVRLGGQVSEEYAIEVQPDHAPTVQIISPKAYTLAEFGRPPQVAVQVRLRDDYGLSRARLVATVAQGQGEAVKFREVVTDLSAPLSGQPATASLRHVLRLPNLGLTYGDEVYFYVQAWDNRRQLTRSDTYLVQWEDTTVQESALDASLGVNTTPAYFRSQRQIIIDTEKLLTEQPRLDQATLLDRSNSIGFDQKVLRLRYGKFLGEEFEESIGAATRPPVAEAPADEDAGLGSVVAEDHTAATDHDEHHGHDHPPGQHPADDHGHAHTPPPADAPPGAAAAAELMEPYIHRHDDSETADFLEPAVKAKLRAVLSEMWEAELRLRTGRPREALPYEYRALRLLKQVQQQTRAYVKKAGFTPPPMPEATTRLTGDLAGAAAPRRQATTSAPPQQPTVRAALRALQQLRSGQPAPTGTAATLDQAGQELARAALQKPGAYLTALRELRRLSSALRAGTPPPLAAVPIVERALTDLLPPPRSAPSRPPAAPTRLAQRYFQELSQ; this is encoded by the coding sequence ATGAGCCTGCTGCTGACTGCCCCCGCCGCCGTTTCGGAAGCTGCTCCGCTGCTGCGCACCCTGCACCGGGCGTGGCTGGGGCGGCGGGCTGTGGCTTTGCTGCTGCCGGCCCTGGCCGCGCTGGCCTTATTGTTGGCCCTGGGCACCGGCTGGCCTCTGCTCCGCGGACCGGTAGCCGGGGCCACCGTGCTCTGGCTAGGCGTGGTGGGCTGGCAGTTGCGCCGTCTTTTGCGCGCGTCTCCCGCCGACCTCACCCGCCACCTCGACCGGCTCTATCCCGCCCTCGAAGACAGCGCCGGCCTACTGCTCCCGGCTCCGGTGGAGCCCAACCTGCTGGTGCAGCTTCAGCAGCAGCGGGTGCTGAGCCGCCTGCGGGAGCTGCGCGCTACCACCCGGCCGCTGCTGCCCGTGCCGTTGCGCGGGCCGCTGCTGCTCAGCGCGGCGCTACTGGCGTTGGCTGCCGGGGCTTGGGGGCTGCGGCCTGCTGCCGGAGGGCCGGCAGGCCGGGCCGAGGAGAAGCCTGTGCAGCTGCGGTTTTCGGAAACGCCCGCCCTGCCGCCAGCCGCGCCGCGCATCCTGGCTACTCGCCTGCTGGTTACGCCGCCGGCTTACACTCGCCGGGCCGCGTTTTCGCCCGCTGAACCCTCGTTTCGTTGCCCTCAGGGCAGCCGGGTGCGCTGGACGGTGCAGGTAAGCCGCCCCACCACCGCGGCGCCGGTACTGGAGCTGGGCGGGCGCCGGGTGTTGCTGCGCGCCACGGGGCAGGGCCCCAGCCGAGAGTTTGCGGCGGAGGCAACGCTGACGGCCTCGGCCCTGTACCGGGTGCGCCTGGGCGGGCAGGTTTCCGAGGAATACGCCATCGAGGTGCAGCCCGACCACGCGCCCACCGTGCAGATTATCAGCCCCAAAGCCTACACCTTGGCCGAGTTTGGCCGCCCGCCCCAGGTGGCGGTGCAGGTGCGCCTGCGCGACGACTACGGCCTGAGCCGGGCCCGGCTGGTGGCTACCGTGGCCCAGGGCCAGGGCGAAGCCGTGAAGTTCCGGGAAGTAGTTACCGACCTGAGCGCGCCGCTCAGCGGCCAGCCCGCCACGGCCAGCCTGCGGCACGTGCTGCGCCTGCCCAATCTGGGCCTCACCTACGGCGACGAGGTGTACTTCTACGTGCAGGCCTGGGACAACCGCCGCCAGCTCACCCGCTCCGACACTTACCTGGTGCAGTGGGAAGACACCACCGTGCAGGAAAGCGCCCTGGATGCGTCCCTGGGCGTGAATACCACCCCGGCCTACTTCCGCAGCCAGCGGCAGATTATCATCGACACCGAAAAGCTCCTGACCGAACAGCCCCGCCTCGACCAGGCCACGCTGCTGGACCGCTCCAACAGCATCGGCTTCGACCAAAAGGTGCTGCGCCTGCGCTACGGCAAGTTTTTGGGTGAAGAGTTTGAGGAAAGCATTGGGGCGGCTACCCGTCCGCCCGTGGCCGAAGCTCCCGCCGACGAGGACGCCGGCCTGGGCTCCGTGGTAGCCGAAGACCATACCGCCGCCACCGACCACGACGAGCACCACGGCCACGACCACCCACCCGGCCAGCACCCCGCCGACGACCACGGCCACGCACACACCCCGCCGCCAGCCGACGCACCGCCCGGCGCTGCCGCTGCCGCCGAGCTGATGGAGCCCTACATCCACCGCCACGACGACTCCGAAACCGCCGATTTTCTGGAGCCCGCCGTGAAAGCCAAGCTGCGGGCCGTGCTCAGCGAAATGTGGGAAGCCGAGCTGCGCCTGCGCACCGGCCGCCCCCGCGAGGCCCTGCCTTACGAGTACCGCGCCCTGCGCCTGCTCAAGCAGGTGCAGCAGCAAACCCGTGCCTACGTCAAAAAAGCCGGCTTCACGCCCCCGCCCATGCCCGAAGCCACCACCCGCCTCACCGGCGACCTGGCCGGGGCTGCCGCCCCGCGCCGCCAGGCTACCACCAGCGCCCCACCCCAGCAGCCCACCGTGCGGGCCGCCCTGCGGGCCCTTCAGCAGCTCCGCTCCGGCCAGCCAGCCCCCACCGGCACGGCCGCCACGCTCGACCAGGCCGGGCAGGAGCTGGCCCGCGCGGCCCTGCAAAAGCCGGGCGCCTACCTGACCGCCTTGCGCGAGCTGCGCCGCCTCAGCAGCGCCTTACGCGCCGGTACTCCGCCCCCTTTGGCCGCGGTACCCATAGTAGAACGCGCCCTCACCGACCTTCTACCTCCACCCCGCTCTGCTCCATCTCGCCCGCCCGCTGCTCCCACTCGCCTCGCCCAGCGTTATTTTCAGGAGCTAAGTCAATGA